From the Aspergillus puulaauensis MK2 DNA, chromosome 1, nearly complete sequence genome, the window TGTGCGATCAAAAGGAGTTTCACAAAGGCTCTGAAATCATCCTGTGGAATACTGAGATCACGGAGctcctctttctcatctCGACGAATCATTTTAGCCAGCGTTCGAAACCGGTCCCGCGGGACACAAAACCAGTCAGGTATGCGATGTTCGTGAACATTATAGAGCGTATCAAGGAGGTCATGGAAcatctcatcgccatcctcatcataGTTGGTCTGAGAATACTCCCGGTTAAACTCCGGTAAGTCAAACGCCCTGCGTTCTGCCTGTTTTCTTGCCTCATCTGTGTTGACGAGGAAGTATTTACCATCACGGGTCGTGGCTAGActttggaagaggagacGCTGGGTATCGCCTGGTGTCCTGGATCGAGTCATATTCCCCTCTTCGTAAGCTCGACTGGAGCGTTCATAATCGGCCTGCACTATTGCCCTGAAGAGGTCATCTTGTGTTAGCGACTCGACTGCAGAGCCGTAGAATGGGGCTTGCGAAAGGTATAGAAGACTGCGATAAATGAAAGCCCCTGCTTCTGCCATGGACGGCGGCAGAAACCCTGCGGTTTGAAGAAACGAGACAAATATGGGCTGAGTGATTTTTCTTgtcccattctcatcaaGGCAGAGAGAATCGAAGGTCTTGCGAAGCTGGGGGTGTTCATCCTCACTTAAGCAACAGAAGCTCTCCATTCGTTCAGTGAGTGTCTTCAGAATGGCCTCGCGGGTCATTAAGCCGTTCGCGACCCAATCATCGCTAACAAACGGTCTCATTATGACAAAAGCGAAGTGAGATAACTATAACCCAGAGCAAAAATCGAAGGAAAGGAACGATGAGAGGAATAGAAGCTTTTATGTTGATTGTTGTCGGTCTTGAGATTTCGCCATAGATGTGACTCAGACAGCCCGACAATCAACTATTATAACTTGTAGGAGTAGTTGAGTCACTTGAGTCTGGCTGGAGGCCTAacttatttcttttatttggTCATCCGTTGTCCTTTTTACTGGACGAGTAAGTGTTGTTCCAAATAGTGGTCTCTATATTGCCAAGTGAACTACCTAGTAGCTAACCACCGAGCACAAATGTTTAAGCAAGCTGAGATCCCCTCCAATTGCCATAGCATTGGACAAAAAGCCGGGTGAGCTGGCAGTGAGTAGCTCATTGTGTCTACAACATCGTTCACCCTACTCACGTCCAATATGCCATATAACCCACGGTTTAGATATTTCCAgcacatacgaccacagggtgtggaaaacagggcttcccgtccgctcagccgtacttaagccacacgccggctggttagtagtatggtgggtgaccacatgcgaatcccagctgttgtatgtttttgttttttatttttataccaGTCGcctctatatatatctctggAGACACTGGAATAAAATATCCAAAACGTAAAACTAGAGTGTTGGCGTGCGGGGAAATAATGGAGAAAACTGGTATTTTAGACAACCAATACAAAATATTCGTGCCTACTTAACTGgttaagttagttaactGCCGAATGATCAGTTATCAATTCAATAATAACAAACTAACTAATATTCATTCACCAATCGTCCATTGATATGCCACTAATGCGCCGTGGACAAGGTAAGCAAAGTGGTGCCATCTAGTGGTGCCATCTAGGCCTCGGCATTCGGTTCTATAGGTAGGGGACCAGGCCGTAGCCGACCCGAGGAGAGATTAGATAAATGCGCCCTTAAGCTTCCTGTTTGCCATCACTTTCCTCACTGAATTGACAGCAACCTTAACCCCGATTTAAACTATAGCTCCATTCTGTGGAGTTTTGCCAACATGTCGCCACCACCCCCCTGCCTGGTTAACAGCCATAATGGCTACATTCCAGCATCGCAGCGAATCCCGGCCATGGCCCGGCCATTCGTCAGCGAACGCGCCAAAAAGACCCTCGACCTGGTAGAGAagttcgtcgaggaagaaTGTGTCCCTGCCGATGCCATCTACCAGCAACAGCTGGGCCGC encodes:
- a CDS encoding uncharacterized protein (COG:S;~EggNog:ENOG410PVF4;~InterPro:IPR006571;~PFAM:PF07534), which gives rise to MRPFVSDDWVANGLMTREAILKTLTERMESFCCLSEDEHPQLRKTFDSLCLDENGTRKITQPIFVSFLQTAGFLPPSMAEAGAFIYRSLLYLSQAPFYGSAVESLTQDDLFRAIVQADYERSSRAYEEGNMTRSRTPGDTQRLLFQSLATTRDGKYFLVNTDEARKQAERRAFDLPEFNREYSQTNYDEDGDEMFHDLLDTLYNVHEHRIPDWFCVPRDRFRTLAKMIRRDEKEELRDLSIPQDDFRAFVKLLLIAHVGRPLVQTEYSEELDQISDCIVRSFAQFHNLGITWDMFEQASHATPAMFMGLHRLLSSFYTPLEKLYFQDIPAKAGHIATRPILSQLGLIISQSENFEYDYFEMYRYYDVTKSEGEVIDVAKFAEDMTAAEDPIIVLISGKITQTNEKTIFGYYLPFRGHGEHNDVDPCLLFQLSPIHDVFRGDNAGRLGWEIGSGQSLTFGKEDEGVALVLEEDCRRATLFHNISSSGLYEPTAWRGTWQVDVQIEEIEMWVE